ATGACCGAGACCAGAGGGGGAGGGTGAGACCGAGTCATGACCGAGACCagagggggagggtgaggtcaaGACCGAGACCAGAGGGGGAGGGTCAAGACCGAGACCAGAGGGGGAGGGTGAGACCGAGTCATGACCGAGACCAGAGGGGGAGGGTGAGACCGAGTCATGACCGAGACCAGAGGGGGGAGggtgagaccgagtcaagaccgagaccagaGGGGGGAGGGTGAGACCGAGTCATGACCGAGACCAGAGGGGGGAGGGTGAGACCGAGTCATGACCGAGACCAGAGGGGGGAGGGTGAGACCGAGTCATGACCGAGACCAGAGGGGGGAGGGTGAGACCGAGTCATGACCAAGACTAGCAAAATAAGAGTCCAATTAAAGACCATGATTGTAATTTTGTCATATCACCACAACAATAAGAGTTGaaaatgtccagtatttctgtgttcatattaCAGGACAACATATGGAATCTTTAGCCATTCAGAATAGTAAATAATTCATGCTGAGGGAAAATAGAGCCACTCCACCAATGATTACTAACCCAAACACAGTGGGGAACAATTGGCCTTCTACGCCTTCAGAGAAGGTTTAAGGATTTATAAAATaatgattataataataataataattatattattattttcaaagaCAGTTCTGATTTAATCTCTTCAGTTTTTGTAAAGGAAAGAGTTAACACTGAAGAGAATTCCAGATGTTTTTGCTGGTCTCTGGGGGAGATAAATCTAGATAGCTAAGTCAGCCGTTGGCTAGGACATCAGAAGCTGGCTAAAGGCATCTGCCATTTAACTGTATTAAGGCAACATTTTGGAGTGACAGTGGAATAGACCAATCACATTTTGACTTAATGACTGGGACCGTTTTTACAACAGTCCCACTCATTAAAGTCCAACAGGTCACTGCGCAATAGCGAGCAGTTGTTTCCCCACAGTCTAGCTGACTAGGTTTTGCTGTCGGCTAGTTTGCGGCGGTTGCAGCAGGTGTTATCAAAGAGGATGTTGTTGATCATTCGTTAGCTCCTCCCTTTTCAaaaataacttttaacaagaagttaagtttTAAATTATCATTATCTTGTGAGTGGAACTGTTGTTAGCCACCTATTTGAAAATAATTTATGTGTGTGAAACATTGTTGTACTTAAAGTGGAACAGACAGCATTTTAGAAACATGAAATCTTAttcaaatctgttcatatacacccccaggaataattaaaaaataaacattcaaGCGACCACTTAGATATGTTCATGTTTTCATCAAttcttagaatgtttgggaaAATATAGAGCGGGAAAGTATAAGTGCGTTTGGGTAATTtgggttcccgagtggcgcagtggtctaagatcacagctgcatcacatctggctgtgattgggagtcccatagggacggcacacaattggcccagcatcgtccgggtttggctggggttggtcgtcattgtaaataagaatttcttcttgaCTGGCTTTCCGAGTTAAATGAAGGTactaacatttttaaaaaagcaTAGACACTGCAGTATATAAAAACATCTGTTTTGTCCATACAgagtctacacagaccggtgcgaCGTAGCCAATCAGAGCTGAGGTTGACCTTTATACAAACAAGCCATTTACCACACCGGCCGCCATCATTCACGTTGAACTGGACTGTGCGTTCACAGGCAGTTGCAACAGCCcgactttagatcattagaacccattcgccaaaagccacaaaatacacccGAATGGGTTTCTGGATTTGGGAACtgttgatcaaacaaccatgaaaatgtaggctctctctcactcagttatgtgcatgaacaacaacaacaacaagatcaacaactattGCTAGCCAAAGCAAAATTAGCTCATACTTTTTCAGCAAGTTGGCTGTCAAAATTGCACTCATAAACAATGGGGAATGTCTAGCCTCctcgtccttctgcagcttgcctgccaattCATGCTTGTTGACTAGCTTTCTAGCTAACTACTTCCAGACATAAATGTatctcactctgaccattttactcaccgtagcagagctggttaggctgtttacatgttatctagagcaTTCTTCACTAAATATTACTTGTTTTGCCTATGTTTATTCAGCAGGTGTTgcgcgtttgtaaattcatcagttgttTTGAATTTGTGAACGCAAGGGATATGTTCATTTTATAACAGTCGCTCAAGTTCTTGCGAGCTAAcaaaatgacacctgcatctctagctgtgtaCGGTGcatacggaaagtattcagaccccttgactttttctccattttgttatgttacagccttattctaaaattgattaaatatattttttccttcatcaatctacacacaaaacaggTTTCagacatgtttgcaaatgtatttaaaaaaaattaaatatcaACATGGTttactccagacgtgacgcttggccttcaggccaaagagttcaatcttggtttcatcagaccagagaatcttgtttctaatggtctgatagtctttaggtgccttttgacaaactccaagcgggctgtcatgtgccttttactgaggagtggcttctgtctggccactctaccataaaggcctgattggtggagtgctgcagagatggttgcccttctagaaagttctcccatctctacagaggaactctggagctctgttagagtgaccatcggattcttcctcacctccctgaccaaagaccttctcccccaattgctcaatttggctgggcggccagctctagaaagagtcttggtggttgcaaacttcttccattttagaatgatggaggccactgtgttcttggggaccttcagtactgcagaaacatctcaaggatgatcaatggaaacaggatgcacctgagctcaatttagagtctcatagcaaagggtctgaatacttatgtgaataagatatttctctttttatttttaataaattagcaaaaatgtcaacaaaaaatgtgctttgtcattatggcgtgttgtgtgtagattgatgtttttatttaatacattttagaataatgctgtaacgtaacaaatgtggaaaaagtcaaggagcctGAATCCTTTCCGAATGTACCGTATAACCCCTGAAAAACGATATGAGGGGAAAAAGTCAGTCACTCACCCacttatgactgacttgtgatcgttgcccttgctagtttgattgtattgacattcccagccttagttacatttGTCAGTTTTTGTCCAGAATATTGAGTAATCGAAACTGAAACAGTGGACCCAGAATGGAGCAAACAATGTACATCGCCAGCTGTGATTTAaaacctgatagcaatatttttGGGACTGTCAAGAAATGTATTTGTGTTATATTAATCATTCCTTTTAACTGCATCcgtctattctgccaacaatgccttaaTGTACATCATGGAATGTTGAGTCAAATATaaataatttatatatatatatatatattttttttttgacaGATATATGATTGTTATGATCAAATATAacctattttttatatatatatttttgacagATATTATGATTGATTTCATATCTCCAAAGTAGTTAAAACACTCAGTTCCAATATAAACTTTATTTTACCGGTTATATGATGTGTTAAAAATGCGATGGGAAGTAATAGTTGTACATTTCGATTGGGAAATGCttaatggttgtgtttttgtatttttatgattGGGACCTACTAGCTTACTGTGTCCTAGTTTATGGACGGCTTATCCTTTAATATCAttctgtgtgtgactgctgtctttccatcggCCCTATGCAGTGGTGTAGTTGTGCCTTGAGAAGTGGGTATACTCTAATTTTGCCAAAAAGTTCCTAAATGGCCCGCCCAGAGAAGGAAAGGCACCCTGTTTGAAAAATCCTGTTTTCCTTCGTTTTTTAATGAGTTTTCAAATAGATTTGTCTGATTTTTACACTCAAAATCacagaaaaaaaaatagaaaaaaaataaATTCCCACTACAATCCTCCCTCCTTTAAAAATGTTTGCTCCATCAGTCAGCCTAATAATAAGTAGACTTATACAGAACAGGATGAGGTATAAACAAACAATATTCATTGAATATAATATTTTCTATAGAATCTTAAGATAAGTGAATATTAACATTAACATAAAGAAGAAATTATAGaaaatataaaatgtaaaaaataataaaatgtaaCATTGAGCTTTGGCTCTGCTGCCTGGTAATGAGTCCAGTCCTCACAATATTATACAATTAGCTTTGTCTATACAATGTAAACATAAGCCTGTAGGCTATGGCTGCAGCTATATGTCtcaaaatagtcaaataaaaccTATACAGCTGTGTGATTAGCTTTGGCTCCCTCTACAGCCTGGGCATTTTCAGCATCAGCATGGACACCAGTCTATCTGGGCACCAGTCTGTCTGGGCACCAGTCTATCTGGGCACCAGTCTGTCTGGGCACCAGTCTATCTGGGCACCAGTCTGTCTGGGCACCAGTCTATCTGGGCACCAGTCTATCTGGGCACCAGTCTATCTGGACTGTCTGGAAGAAATTGAGAAAGTGTGTCACATAGTTAAGCAGTAATTTACACAAATGCACTTCTGCCACACAATCTTAAATGTTACTAAGTGTGTAAATATTTGATGTTTGAATTGACGTCTTACCGTCAAAATATTCCTTCTCTGCACTTTCTTGAGGAAGAATCATCAATGATGTCATCATAGGACATGTGTTTCTCCACGTCATGTTTTATGCTCATGATGGACAGACCACTCAAACCTTCCTGTGACATGGAAGACCTCAGGTAGCTTTTGATGAGCTTTCATTTTGAAAAGCTCCTTTCTGCCGATGTTACTGGTAGGATGACTGTAATTCCTAGGGCTGCCCAACGGTTAGGATAGAATTCCTTCAGGTTTTTCTCACAGAGAAATGAAAGCAGCTCAAAGGCAGTCATTTTATCTGATGGCAGATCAGGTCAATTCTAAATCCCCTGTGCCAGATCCATTCCACTGATGTCACAGTCATTTCTGAAGGTTAGTGTTTTCAACTTTCATGCAGTGAGCCTTTAAATATTCACTGGACACCTGGATGAGTGTTTCAAATCTTTCATCCATGGATATCACAGCAGAGTCGACCACAATGTTGAAGCAGTTGACTTCAAGGTTTTTCATTGCATCAGTCACTGGTTCATCACGAGCCTCCTAGCTGAAATGCCTTttgctgtttctcagtctcttctcTTTCAGAACAGCCTCCACATTAATTTCTTCACAAATGCTTTTGGATGTTTTCTGGGCCTCAGAGAATCCAGTTTCCCGGTATGTAGTGAGGGAGGCCTTTGCATTTGAGATTAAATTCACTGCGATATCCAACTGCATTGAGGCGGATTGGAGGAGCTTGTTCACCTTGTTTTGCCAATGTATCTGATGCTGGCTGTACACCTCTGGTTGTACTAGTACTGGCTGAGGCTGCCTATCCTTcacctgggtctgtgttagtacttgtTGAAGCCAGCTGtattgggtctgtgttagtacttgctGAAGATGCCAGTACTGGGGTCTGTGTTAGTTATCTTTTCTGAGCTGCAGTTTATAAACACCGTTGGCTTTTATCAAACGTAATACATTGTTTTATATCAGTCTCACTTTTGTCAGGCACAAAGTCACAGAACACAGCCCTAGAAGTGGCTGGCAAGCAAGCAAGACACAAACAGACCAAGAAATGCACTGCCCAGCTAGGTTagcaagacagacagactagagagagatgCACTGCCCAGCTAGGTTagcaagacagacagactagagagagatgCACTGCACAGCTAGGTTagcaagacagacagactagagagagatgCACTGCCCAGCTAGGTTagcaagacagacagactagagagagatgCACTGCACAGCTAGGTTagcaagacagacagactagagagatGCACTGCCCAGCTAGATTagcaagacagacagactagagagagatgCACTGCACAGCTAGGTTagcaagacagacagactagagagagatACACTGCGAGCTAGCACATCAACTTAACTTTACTGTTATTTGCTGGCATCAAacttggagaggagagaacacaagTTTACCTGATTTTGTAACCAGAAGGATAGTTCCGCTTCATCCTCTCATACAAGTTGTAAACATTGACACCTGCTTTGACACAAGGGGGAAGCGGGGCCCTTGCGTAATTTGCAGGGCCCTACGCAACTTGCGTTGTGAGCGTATAGGGCCGCCCGGCTCTGACCACATTAATCTGTCAGGGTCAGCCTCCCCAGTGGGTGGCCTCTATCCACCCAGGCTTAGCCGTGTCTACACCCCTGATGCAAATAGTGCATGATGACAATTGCCATCACAAATAGACTACTAACCAAAACTTCGGACTAAACATTTTCAATACCTGGTTTGCGTACCCATTGTTGCTTTAGTTAAGCATTTACTGGTAGATATCATGATTTGAAAGGTCTTTCCTACCCTACAGGGTACCGATGTCattcttctgtgagctgctccattCCAAAACCAGATGACAGCTGCTACACTCTTGCTGCCTGCAGATGATCTTCCTCTGAAACTGGGCTGGGTGTGCTGCGAGCATGTGAATATATTTCATGTGCCTTGCGAATGTGTAGGCTACTTTGTGCAATGATTTCTCTATTATACTACATAATCGATAAGTcgtatacctccactacactactttgatatgCATCAGTAGGGTTTAAAAAGTGAGTATAAGCAATGCCAACTGAAACAAAACGGCATATAttctccactacaccactggccctttgtGTTTTACCAAAAGTCTTCTCTCCTACATGAGTGCGCTGGTATTATGGTTGCTGTCCTTTCAGAATCatgaacctgtcacacactgaaggcctataggtttgccactgcgCAAACATGTCTATAATAGATATAAGGGCTGATAAGATATTGTTTCAAAAAAGGAGTGTATATATTTGGCATGGAAAAACGGTTTTATGCgctgactgaatggaagctgatAATTGAGATTTTTTTACTCCATTGGTCTCAAGAAGAAATTGTGAGTCCTCGCTGTCCGAGACCAAGTCAAGACCTAGTACAAATgtatcagacacagagacaagaccTAGACCAAGTCTGGAGACCGTACTACAACACTGCAAATCACATACATTGCAGAGCAAGAATAGTAGCTGAAAGCTCCTGAATTGCAACTCCTGCATGCTGTAATTGACATTCACTCTATTCAAGATGAGTTATTTAAATTACAGTACCTGGGTAGATGCTTCCTTTCAGTGATTTCCACACTCGGTACTGCAGGGGCCCTGCGAACCGCCCCTCACACAGACTGGGAGCCGTGAGGGTAGGCTTCTCAAACTTCGGAGAAGGCCTGCCAAAGACAACACAAGCTTTAGACAATACATATCAGAAACAGGAAAACCCCATTATGGAATAACATGGTGAAAGCTAAAACGGCCCACGTCACGCCATGCTCTCACCTCTGGAGCAGGGTCTTGATATTCTGGGACGAGACAGGAaaaacagaggggagagagagataatcagcTTTGGCAGTGGTTAACAAGTGGAAAAGCAGTGTTCCATATGACATCATATGAGTCTGAGCTAATGCTGTCCCACCCTTTGGGATCTCCCCGTAGTTGGGGGAAAGTCCCTGGGTCTGAGCCTGTCCCTATAATCTCCTTATCCTCACCATCGACCAGGAGTGAGGTCATGGGCCCACATTCTGCCTGTGTTCCACCCTAAAGTGTTCCTCCCTCACTCTGGGGTCCTTCTGTAGAATGTCTAGAATAGATACTTACTACATTATTATAGCAGATATAAATGTCTAGAAGTGTGCAAGCTAGGTTTGTCCTCACATCCATATTTTTGTTCAAACAGCACATGCAAATAATCCAAATCTAACCGAAACATTGTTCAGTGTAGTCGTTCAAGAATAACTCCAGTAGGTAAACAGTAGCCCTGTCCTGTCTCACCCGCAGCAGTGTAAAGGGGTCCTGCACCCTCAGATTGTCCTCGATCTCGTTCAGGGCCCTCTGCAGACGGCAGACCTCCACACAGAGCAGGGCCTTGTGTTCGTCTAGTCTGATCAGCTCCATGCGCTCCACTGTCTTCAGCTTCACCTGCAGCAGCTTCTCCTCCTGGTAAAGGAACTGGTGCAGGTCGCTGAACTGGGCCTCGATGCGCTGCTTCAGGTCCGCTGTGTGCTCCTAGTTTGAGAAGATCAAGGTTTAAGCGCAATATATAGATTGTTATCAGGTGTAGGTATGAGATACTATAGTTTTTCTTACCTTGAGCTTCTTGacctcctcctcagtctctctctcacactgcagGGCCATGTTCAGTTCCCCTTTCAGAGAGTCCATGGAGCTGTTGAGAGAAGCCTGCATAGCCAGAACAAAGCAGCAGCATTACTGTAAGTAGTCATCAGCCTTGTGTTCTCTACAGTTCACCAGAGCTCATCCACGGTAAATACAGTAATCTGCCCTGGGAGTGAGGCTGGCACAAACAATGTTACGGGAAAAGAGCCGGATGCAACTTGAAAACAGACGAACAGCAGAGGATAATGAGCGGTTTACAAAAATAAAGGGGCACCTGAAGTGGTATGACAAATCATTGACATTTTAGTTGTTGATGCCAAGGCACTTTTTCTGTGCTATATTTCCCCTGCATCTGTGACCCTTTGGCTTATTGCACATATTTTGCCCTGTACTAAGCCTTTTACAAGCATTCTTTGTGAAATTTAGCAGTGTAAAAAGGCAACAGAAATCCATTTGAATTTGGATTTACCCTGTATCTCTGCTGTGCCTCCTGGACACACACCATGGTGTGGTTCCTGTGCTCCTGAGAGAGtccacacaccagacacaccagCTCCTGGTCCTCCTCACAGTAGAGCTTCAGTTCCTCTCGGTGCCGGCCACAGCGTGGGGCAGGAGCAGGGCCAGAGCTCCTCTCTGGTACCCCCATGTCCCCCAGCAGCCCCCCGCTCTCCTCCAGGCCCTGGCAGTAGCTCTCCACTATGTTGGCCACAATGCGATTGGGCCGGTAGCTCTGGCCAGGGAATACCTTCCTGCACTGTGGACAGGATCCAGACCCCCCCTGGACCTGGCCTCTGGGGCCCCCCCAGTAGCCAGCGATGCATGCCTGGCAGAAGGTATGGTCGCAGGGCAGAAAGACAGGCTGCTTGAAGAGATCCAGGCAGATAGAACAGGTCAGGTCTCGGCTGAGTCGCTGTGCTGAGCTCTTGGATACTTGCCCAGCCATAGTAGACTGCCTAGGCTTTTCCTTTGTCGTTTGCTTTGAATGCTCCCCCTCTCTATATTTAAAACTTTTCTTAGCGGATTTCTCCACCTCAAAGGTGTATTGAGACGTTAACTGGagtttctccacctctctgtgaTTCTTACTCCGTATGTTCATTCCTTTTGTCAGACTTCTCTTTTGTTTATGCTGGATTTGCAGCTATTTAGACATCCTCCTTCTCCTGAGTGTTTggctcctctctctggtctccggTCTGACTTGGCTCAGTCTTCCTGTTTACTGTGGGAAAGGAAGGGGCTGGTGAGGAGGCGGCCTCTGTCTCTTGTTCCATCCCAAAAAGGCAGGGGTGATTTTTGTGCCCCCTTCTAAACTCCCACTCCGACGTCAGAAGTTagggtggtgtgggtgtgtgtctggtgttgtgtgtgtgtttaggcctACGTTGTGCAAATTGTGAGTCAAAACAGATGTGCCCTATTTTCTCTTTAGCTGTCTGGAAAAACTCAATGGTTGAAAAAGAAACTAGCAATACACCAATTACTGCAAATGGTTATTGACAGGGCTCGGACAATGGCAAGATAACAGGGCTGGGTAACTTCCTGGAGAATGCAGCTACAGCCAACTCCTGCACAATGAGATTGTAGAGAAAACAGCCATCACTGTTCCAGGAAAAATATGAAGAAGTTTTAAGTCTGGATTGCCCTCTAGCAAACAGGTTTCCGTAATGTACGTTTCCAATAGAAGTGTATGACATTATTAGTCTAGTTCAAGCAATTATGTTCATTATAGTACCAGTACAGTGTCAGCCTGTGCCAGCTACTACTTTctattaaaggcccaatgcagccatttATACTGTAAGTAACTTATTTCTCAAGCgggaatttagctaggactgttTGTTGGGAGTGGTGAGGGGAAacagaaaactagctgttattgacagAGGTCTGAAACTCTTAATCAATTTACATTTGGACATTTGGTGATGTCAAGATGGAATGCagtgagcgtctgctaaatgacttaaatgtaaatgtgtatgtgcaaagttttagactgatccaatgagccattgtatttctgtttaaaatgtatcaagactgcccaaatgtgcctaaatgttttattaattcattttcaagttcataacggtgcactcttctcaaacaatagcatggtattatttcactgtaaaagCAACTGTAAAttagacagtgcagttagattaacaagaatgtaagctttctgcccatatcagatctgtttatgtcctgggaaatgctcttgttacttacaacctcatgctaatcacattagcctatgaCAACTGGGGGGGACGTCCCGCGGGGGGGACACTCTAcatcctgtagaggttttaaaCTGAGTGTCTGACTCTTAACCCTTAAACTGTCAGTTAGTGTTACATTGCGTGTTCATACTGGTCTCTCTGGGGCTGACATAATAACGTAATAACAATGCGGGACCTGACCATACAGACTACTGTGTACTTACATACTAGGTCACTCACTGCGTACTAGTTCACTCTCTGTGGCTGACGTGATGAAAATGATAGACTATAGTGTGTACTGGTCTTGCATACCAGGTCACTGCAGTTAAAGAAGAACAAATATGTCAGCAACCTTAGGAGACAGTGTAAACAGTTTTGGACAGTTTCAACTCAGTTTTACTCTGTTATAGGTCCTTTACTGTCGATGACACTGGAGAAACGCAAGAGTTCAGGTTGGCAGTGCATTCATGCAAGTTATTGTCCTACATTGCAGAGGCATGCAGCCATCTCATAGGCTTTATGGTTGAGGACTCCACTGCTGATGCCTCTGTTGCCGAGGAGAACCAGAAGGAGATAGCGTGTCCGGCGTACGGCCACACCCCGGCTGGGCCTCTGTTTGGTGCGTAGCTCCATGGACCTCTCCCCTGGGGTGACCAATGTTGTTCCTCACCAGAGCACAGCGCAGCCCCCCTGGCTTATCCCCAGGGTCTggatggcctctctctctccctggccagcAGCCTCCTAATCTCACACTGGGTCAGATGTTCCAGTGATCCCCTGTGGTGGCCGCCATCACCTTGCGGGTACAGACTTTCATCAACCCATAGTCTGCACACTGGCCCTCGAACATCACTCTGTCCACATAGTGCTGCAAGTGCAGCAATGCCATTCTGGAGAGGGGGTTGTGGGATGTGTCCTTGAAAATAAATTTTTATTTTAGCCTGAGATGAAAGTAGGGACTGCAGAATGGTGATAAAGTATGGAGATAATTGATTATCTACCAATTATGAGTTCATATTGGGAAAGTGCTATAcaggaacccagcctaaaaccccaaacagcaagcaatacagatgtagaagcacggtggctaggaaaaactccctagaaaggcaggaacctaagaagaaacctagagagaaaccaggctcggaagggtggccagtcctcttctggctgtgcctgtgGAGATTtttaagagtacatggccatttaaggtcagattgttcttcaagatattcaaatgttcatagatgaccagcagagagagagagaattagagggagcatacttaaattcacacaagacaccagataagacaggagaattactccagataaaacagactgaccctagccccccggcacGTAGACAATTGCAACGTAGATACTGCGTCAACTGAAGTGTGTCAGCCTTGTCTCAGCCTTGTCACAAAGGATAACTTAGGTGCATTCGTAAATtccctctggctatctactccgatttcagagcactcttgtctgtgtgccagagcgcagaataactgatgaatttacgaacacgcAACACCCGTTGAgtatgaccggtgtcagtaaactttgccaatttagaaaataaatgacatttttgccagcagcacagttagtcaagAACACTGGAGATACATTGAAAACAGCATAatcagctctgctagggcaagtaaaatggtcagtgaggtGTTCTCTTATTTGTGTCTGaatgtagctagcaagctagccaactttagccagttagcttgggtgcttgactgacGTTGTGAGGTCCGAAGGCtaggatcaaccctactccttggCCTGAACGTCCAGTttgcgctctgaacgctccgagagcgaaactctctgaatttatgaacagacaatctgacaagaGTCTGACTTTTTAACACCCAGAGTGCACTCTGAGCACACTCTGGCTTCCCAGAGTGAATTTAAAACACACCCTCCATCCCTTTTGTTCCGCGTAGCCTACCACTGAAATAGCCTACCACTGAATCAGAAGCAGAATACCGACATCTAGTGGTCAACGTGCATGTTATCATGTAGTGCACACACAGGACCCAGGAATGGAAGGAGATGGACATTTACTACACATGGAAATACTGAACTGGGGTGGAGAgaataagaaaataaataaatccagAATTAATTTAAATCCAGAACGTGTTTATGTTTGATTCAATTCATAATTTCAGGAACAACCCGTCAAACAAAATGTTAGTTTTAAACAAAATATCTGATTTATTGCTGAAAACAAAATTATCCAGTACCATACAATTATGAATTGTAATCAACACAAGACCTCTCACACATCACTGTACCTTCTATCAGTTGGCAGGATGGCCATCCTTAACTGTAAGTCGACAGACTCGCTGGTACATGGTTGtctataaataataataataataataataatatatgccatttagcagacgcttttatccaaagtgacttacagccatgtgtgcatacattctacgtatgaagCCATCTAATGGCAGCTGCCAATAAATTGAAGCACTTTACTCACCCTACAGAGTAATTGACATTACCATCTAAGATCACAGAACTGTATTTTATATCATGTTCCCAACACAATACCTTAGTTTGGTAAAAAGCCTTTAGCTTTGCTGCCCCATCATCTTGGAACACTTCGCAAAAGGACATAAAACTAGATCATTT
The sequence above is drawn from the Oncorhynchus gorbuscha isolate QuinsamMale2020 ecotype Even-year linkage group LG11, OgorEven_v1.0, whole genome shotgun sequence genome and encodes:
- the LOC124048831 gene encoding zinc-binding protein A33-like, with the protein product MNIRSKNHREVEKLQLTSQYTFEVEKSAKKSFKYREGEHSKQTTKEKPRQSTMAGQVSKSSAQRLSRDLTCSICLDLFKQPVFLPCDHTFCQACIAGYWGGPRGQVQGGSGSCPQCRKVFPGQSYRPNRIVANIVESYCQGLEESGGLLGDMGVPERSSGPAPAPRCGRHREELKLYCEEDQELVCLVCGLSQEHRNHTMVCVQEAQQRYRASLNSSMDSLKGELNMALQCERETEEEVKKLKEHTADLKQRIEAQFSDLHQFLYQEEKLLQVKLKTVERMELIRLDEHKALLCVEVCRLQRALNEIEDNLRVQDPFTLLRNIKTLLQRPSPKFEKPTLTAPSLCEGRFAGPLQYRVWKSLKGSIYPVPAAITLNSSTANPWLSLTSSLTCVRYQTFNHSVQDNPHRFNAALSLLGSQGFTHGRHYWEIEVYSSTVWTVGVARESVSRKGVIKALPANGFWTLSLSYGIQYMACTSPPTVLSLEEPLARIGVYLDYKRGLVSFYNAESMTHLYTFRETFTETLYPYFNLGFLDKVHENEPLKVFLPKI